A genomic window from Chitinophaga pollutisoli includes:
- a CDS encoding PPK2 family polyphosphate kinase, whose protein sequence is MPPIRLSDIPTTVPKKADKEQIKEEMETILKDLDELQNLLYAEHRHSLLVVLQGMDASGKDGVIRDVFGTMNPMGVLVQPFKAPTEQEADHDFLWRIHQHAPGKGMIQVFNRSHYEDVLVQRVHKWVDEEVIKKRFTAINDFEKLLRDHNSTHILKFYLHVSPQAQMARLEERTRDPRKMWKYNEKDFAEAKLFKKYQKAYEDVFKECGKIPWYIVPADDNWYKEYFIAKTVRDTLKALKMKFPKLPKQKNNQDVKP, encoded by the coding sequence ATGCCACCGATCCGACTTTCCGACATTCCAACCACCGTTCCCAAAAAAGCAGATAAGGAGCAGATCAAAGAGGAAATGGAAACCATTCTCAAAGACCTCGACGAATTGCAGAACCTCCTGTACGCCGAGCACAGGCATAGCCTGCTCGTGGTGCTCCAGGGCATGGACGCCAGTGGGAAAGACGGCGTTATCCGCGACGTTTTCGGCACCATGAACCCCATGGGTGTGCTCGTGCAGCCCTTCAAGGCGCCCACGGAACAGGAAGCCGATCACGATTTCCTGTGGCGCATCCACCAGCACGCGCCGGGAAAAGGAATGATCCAGGTGTTCAACCGCTCGCATTACGAAGATGTGCTCGTGCAACGGGTGCATAAATGGGTAGACGAAGAAGTGATAAAAAAACGCTTCACCGCCATCAACGACTTCGAAAAACTCCTCCGCGACCATAACAGCACGCATATCCTCAAATTTTACCTGCACGTTTCCCCCCAGGCGCAAATGGCCCGCCTCGAAGAGCGGACCCGGGACCCGCGAAAGATGTGGAAGTACAACGAAAAGGACTTCGCGGAAGCGAAGCTGTTCAAAAAGTATCAGAAAGCGTATGAAGACGTGTTTAAGGAATGCGGCAAAATTCCCTGGTACATCGTGCCTGCCGATGATAACTGGTACAAGGAATATTTCATCGCTAAAACGGTCAGGGATACACTGAAGGCCCTGAAGATGAAGTTCCCGAAGTTGCCGAAGCAGAAAAATAATCAGGATGTCAAACCATAA
- a CDS encoding DMT family transporter — protein sequence MNQRLMNWGIFLLLSLTWGSSFILMKLGLASFSPYQVASIRLISAGAALLPFFFRFIRQTPAAKIPAIIVSGLLGNGIPAYLFCIAETRIDSSLAGMLNSFTPVFALIFSVTLFSAPVLRRQAAGLLIGLAGVILLFLVKGVDANSYWYYGFLVILATACYGLNIALVHHYLKEFQSLQLVSISLFFMGLFALPVLLLSDFSATFQAAERPWMSLAASCTLGLIGTGVASLLFYQLIRSAGAMFASMVTYGLPVVAIGWGLVAGESVNGWQVVCLGVIMSGVYLVNRK from the coding sequence ATGAACCAACGACTCATGAACTGGGGGATCTTCCTGCTGCTGTCGCTGACCTGGGGCAGCTCGTTCATCCTCATGAAACTGGGACTGGCGTCTTTTTCGCCTTACCAGGTGGCGAGCATCCGGCTTATTTCGGCCGGGGCGGCATTGCTGCCATTCTTCTTCCGGTTTATCCGGCAGACGCCCGCCGCAAAAATCCCCGCGATCATTGTGTCTGGTTTATTAGGTAACGGAATTCCGGCGTATTTGTTCTGTATCGCCGAAACCCGGATCGACAGTTCCCTTGCCGGCATGCTGAATTCCTTCACGCCGGTTTTTGCCCTGATATTCAGCGTCACCCTTTTCAGCGCGCCGGTGCTGCGGCGCCAGGCGGCGGGCTTGCTGATCGGCCTTGCCGGGGTGATCCTTTTGTTCCTCGTCAAGGGTGTGGATGCGAATTCCTACTGGTATTACGGCTTCCTGGTGATCCTCGCCACGGCCTGTTACGGACTTAACATCGCGCTGGTGCACCACTATTTGAAAGAGTTCCAAAGTCTTCAGTTAGTATCGATATCCCTTTTTTTCATGGGGCTTTTCGCCTTGCCGGTGCTCCTGCTGAGCGATTTCAGCGCCACCTTCCAGGCGGCGGAGCGGCCGTGGATGAGCCTGGCGGCTAGTTGTACGCTTGGGCTGATCGGTACGGGGGTGGCTTCGCTCCTGTTTTACCAGCTGATCCGTTCCGCGGGGGCCATGTTCGCCAGTATGGTAACGTACGGTTTGCCGGTGGTGGCCATCGGCTGGGGGCTGGTGGCGGGAGAGTCCGTCAATGGCTGGCAGGTTGTTTGCCTGGGGGTGATTATGAGCGGGGTGTACCTCGTCAACAGGAAATAA
- a CDS encoding DUF3078 domain-containing protein, with protein MKHFSCFLIALLFIGGTLHAQDQTFKKLREESAKGIKNTEKDTTGRLWKKGGSFGLTFNQGSLSNWAAGGDKLSLSLLGTLNAFANYKKGRHSWDNNIDLAYGYVNTTSLGTRKSDDRIDLTSKYGYDIGRNWYLSGLFNLRTQFTDGYIYPTDSTREFTSTFFAPAYIVLSPGIDWMPNKDFSLFMSPFTGRWVVVRDEFLSSKGAYGVDTGKHVKSEFGAYVTATYNKEFAKNMTYKTKLELFSNYKHNPGNIDVFWTNIISLKVNRLISANISWDMIYDDDVRVFENKETGVMGPRLQIKQVLGVGLTAKF; from the coding sequence ATGAAGCATTTTTCCTGTTTCCTCATCGCCCTGCTGTTCATCGGCGGCACGCTGCATGCGCAGGACCAGACATTTAAGAAACTCCGCGAGGAATCCGCCAAAGGCATCAAAAACACCGAGAAAGATACCACCGGGCGGCTCTGGAAAAAAGGCGGCTCCTTCGGCCTCACCTTCAACCAGGGATCATTGTCCAACTGGGCGGCCGGGGGCGACAAGCTCTCCCTTTCCCTCCTCGGGACCCTCAACGCCTTCGCCAATTATAAAAAAGGCAGGCACTCGTGGGACAATAACATCGACCTCGCCTACGGCTACGTGAATACCACCAGCCTCGGCACCCGCAAAAGCGACGACCGTATCGACCTCACCTCCAAATACGGCTATGATATCGGCCGCAACTGGTACCTGAGCGGCCTCTTCAACCTCCGCACCCAGTTCACCGACGGTTATATCTATCCCACCGATTCCACCCGCGAATTCACCTCCACCTTCTTCGCGCCGGCATACATCGTACTGTCGCCCGGTATCGACTGGATGCCGAATAAGGATTTCTCCCTGTTTATGTCGCCATTTACAGGCAGATGGGTTGTGGTGCGCGACGAATTCCTTTCCAGCAAAGGCGCCTACGGCGTGGATACCGGCAAACATGTGAAAAGCGAGTTCGGCGCCTACGTGACCGCCACCTACAACAAGGAATTCGCCAAGAACATGACATACAAAACCAAGCTGGAGCTGTTTTCCAACTACAAACACAATCCCGGCAACATCGATGTGTTCTGGACTAATATTATTTCGTTGAAAGTCAACAGGTTAATCAGTGCCAATATTTCCTGGGACATGATTTACGACGACGACGTGCGGGTATTCGAGAACAAGGAAACCGGCGTCATGG
- a CDS encoding MraY family glycosyltransferase — protein sequence MENVIIATILSFVITYFAIPVLIRVAELKHLYDEPDERKSHKVRIPTLGGLGFFAGFILASAVCVPAKENFPLQYLLAAFFVIFIVGMKDDLVGLSPVKKLVGQLVAAFAIIYLGNLQISNMYGFLGMGELPYHFSLLLTYFTFIVVINAFNLIDGVDGLAGSIGLVVSAVLGAYFLFANEMLYAVMGFSLAAGLAGFLIYNISPARIFMGDTGSLLVGLVNATLIVKFIDVAGNPNGVMPLQAVPAIAFSVLIVPLFDTLRVFTIRMARGRSPFTADRHHIHHYMLALGLSHRQTTGIAVASNIAFILLAYNLQFLGTTALVFVVGGLALGGTTMLFYLKRRKEMAALAAAEAAVLATAAAAAAEVVPAEPQPATTKSKILRVNTETIMQDK from the coding sequence ATGGAGAATGTAATTATCGCAACTATCCTGAGTTTCGTTATAACCTACTTTGCTATCCCGGTGTTGATCCGCGTGGCAGAACTAAAGCACCTTTATGACGAACCGGACGAGCGCAAATCGCATAAAGTACGAATCCCCACATTAGGTGGCCTGGGATTCTTTGCCGGCTTCATTTTGGCCTCGGCCGTATGTGTTCCTGCAAAAGAGAATTTTCCCCTGCAATATCTGCTGGCCGCGTTTTTCGTGATTTTTATCGTGGGAATGAAGGACGACCTTGTAGGACTGTCACCTGTGAAGAAACTGGTGGGACAGCTGGTGGCTGCATTTGCCATTATTTACCTTGGTAACCTGCAGATTTCCAATATGTACGGGTTCCTCGGCATGGGGGAGCTTCCCTATCATTTCAGCCTTCTCCTGACTTATTTCACTTTTATCGTAGTTATTAATGCCTTTAACCTGATCGACGGGGTCGACGGGCTGGCGGGCAGCATCGGGCTGGTAGTATCCGCCGTACTGGGGGCGTATTTCCTTTTCGCCAACGAAATGCTGTATGCCGTGATGGGCTTTTCGCTGGCTGCCGGCCTGGCCGGATTCCTTATCTATAACATTTCTCCCGCGCGCATCTTTATGGGTGATACCGGCTCCCTGCTGGTAGGCCTTGTGAATGCCACGCTCATTGTAAAATTCATTGACGTCGCCGGTAATCCTAATGGGGTGATGCCCCTGCAGGCTGTTCCCGCCATCGCGTTTTCCGTGCTCATCGTTCCCTTGTTTGATACGCTCCGCGTATTCACGATCCGCATGGCGAGAGGGCGCAGTCCGTTTACGGCGGACCGCCACCACATCCACCACTACATGCTGGCCCTGGGGCTCAGCCACCGGCAAACCACCGGTATCGCAGTGGCTTCCAACATCGCTTTCATTTTACTCGCATACAACCTGCAATTCCTCGGTACTACAGCCCTCGTGTTTGTAGTGGGGGGGCTGGCGCTGGGAGGCACCACCATGCTTTTCTACCTGAAACGCCGCAAGGAAATGGCCGCTCTCGCCGCCGCGGAAGCTGCTGTACTGGCTACCGCCGCCGCAGCAGCAGCGGAAGTAGTGCCGGCAGAACCGCAACCCGCCACGACCAAATCGAAAATTCTCCGGGTCAATACCGAGACCATCATGCAGGATAAGTAG
- the mscL gene encoding large-conductance mechanosensitive channel protein MscL, producing MSFFSEFKAFAMKGNVIDLAVGVVIGAAFGKIVNSLVDAIIMPIVGILLKGIDFKEAMIKVGEAEVKYGLFIQALVEFIIIAFAIFLVVRTINRFKKEEPAPAPAGPTPTEQLLMEIRDELKKP from the coding sequence ATGTCTTTTTTCAGTGAGTTCAAAGCCTTTGCCATGAAGGGTAATGTGATCGATCTGGCTGTCGGTGTTGTAATCGGCGCCGCTTTCGGTAAGATCGTCAATTCCCTGGTGGACGCTATCATAATGCCTATTGTCGGGATTTTACTCAAAGGAATCGACTTTAAAGAGGCAATGATTAAAGTCGGGGAAGCCGAAGTCAAATATGGCTTATTCATTCAGGCTCTTGTCGAATTCATCATTATCGCATTCGCCATTTTCCTCGTAGTGCGCACCATCAACCGATTCAAGAAGGAAGAACCGGCTCCCGCTCCAGCAGGCCCCACGCCTACGGAGCAACTCCTCATGGAAATCCGCGACGAACTCAAAAAACCTTAA
- the frr gene encoding ribosome recycling factor, translating to MQDELNLILDDAKDSMLKAISHLEAELTKIRAGKANPVILDGISVDYYGAPTPLNQVANVAVADARTLTIQPWEKNMLQAIERAIIASNIGLNPQSDGIIIRLFLPPLTEERRKELVKKVNGEGEHAKVAIRNIRRDAIEAIKKLQKDGLSEDTAKDAEAGVQDLTDKHIVLVDKHCAQKDKEIMAI from the coding sequence ATGCAAGACGAGCTTAATTTAATTCTGGACGACGCGAAAGATTCCATGCTGAAGGCGATTTCCCACCTGGAAGCAGAACTCACCAAAATACGCGCCGGTAAAGCCAATCCTGTGATCCTCGATGGCATCTCGGTAGACTATTACGGCGCCCCGACCCCCCTCAACCAGGTTGCCAACGTAGCCGTTGCGGACGCCCGCACCCTCACCATCCAGCCCTGGGAGAAAAATATGCTCCAAGCTATCGAAAGAGCGATCATCGCTTCCAATATCGGCCTCAACCCGCAAAGCGACGGCATCATCATCCGCCTCTTCCTTCCGCCGCTCACCGAAGAACGCCGTAAAGAACTGGTGAAAAAAGTGAACGGAGAGGGTGAACACGCCAAAGTTGCCATCCGCAACATCCGCCGCGACGCCATCGAAGCCATCAAGAAATTACAGAAAGACGGCCTCAGCGAAGACACCGCCAAAGACGCGGAAGCCGGCGTGCAGGACCTTACCGACAAACACATCGTGCTGGTAGATAAACACTGCGCACAAAAAGACAAAGAAATCATGGCTATCTAA